The Ignavibacteria bacterium genome contains the following window.
AATCTTAGACTTTGAAATTTTTTCTACAAGCAACCCAAGAGCATAATCATTTTGTGCTACGTATGCTGTTGGAGTGATGTTGCCGCTCCTTGTTCCAGCAGTATGATCATTAGGTAATCTGATTATACTGAAATTAGGGACCGAATCTTTCTCAATTAATTTATCAAAATCTTCTGACCACTTATTAAATCGGAAAATGTCGCTGATCGAGAGATCATATCCTGGAAATTTTTCACAAGTGTATTTTCGTAAATACTCATCTCGTGCTCTATAAAGCTGAGGATTATTAGGATTTCTCTCCACATATTCCCCATAATTGCGAAACGAAAGAGTGTGATTCAAAACATTATCCCAAATGTAGCCGGATGAGGGGGATGCAATTGCGACTCCACCTTCGTAATCATACGTTCCTCCTCGTTTTCCATACAGTGTCGGCCAGGTTTTTTCTGTATAATCTGTTGCATAGGCTGCGGTTGACCAGTTATGACCGTCGGCGCTAACTTCTGCATCGACATAAAAGTTATCGAACAGTACAAATTTCTCTGCGAGTGAATGATGATTAGGAGTTATCTTTCTCGGAAAAATGCACAGAGATGAATCTCCATTTCCCTGCGGCAAATCACCAAGAATCTGATCGTATGTTCGGTTCTCCTTTATTATATAGAACACATAATTTATTTTATTACTTCTTTTTCTATCGTGGTCTTCAGAAATTACTGATTGTTCATATGATTTTTCGTTCTTCTTACTAATGTATGGAGTGTTTTGATAAACTAAATAACTCAACTTATTCATTTCATCGCTTGAAGGAATTTGAATTTTTGAAATCTCTCCTTTAAAAAGAGTACCGATGTATTGACTACTAATATATTTGTTTTTATCAGTTGGGACTGGACCTTCAGGATTTGCCTTCGAACCCAATCCTTTGCCATTTACGACAATTAGTTCTTTGGAACTGGGTAAAGTCTTAACTGAAGTCGGGTACCAACCTGTGGGGATAAATCCTTCGATCTCAGAAGCATTTTGTTTTTCGATATCGAAAACCGCTAAATAATTATTATCTGCATTAGCGACATACAATAATGTTTCGTCATCATTGAGTGCGAGTGCGTTGGGCGTACTGCCGAATGGAGCATCGTATGTTAATGATGTGATTAATCTTTCAGTCTCCAGATTTTTTCCTAAATCTATAATCGAAACTGAATTATTGTTGGCATTCGTAACAAACAAGCGGTTCGTTTTGTCAGCGATTAACATTTCACATGGATGATCACCGACTTTAATCATGGCGCTGATTGAAAAATCATCTAAGCTAATCACTGCAATTGAACTTCCGCCCCATACAGATACATAGGCATACCTTTCATCACTATCTAGAATGACGTCAAAACATTTTTCGGCTAACTCGATTTTTTTTAACACATTTCTTGAATTGAGATCAATCGCGTAAAATGAATTAGTTTCTTTAGAAACAGCAAGTAGTAGATTTTTTTTATTTGAAACAGCAACTCCTGTTACCGAAATATTTTCCATCGGAGATGATAATTCTAGTCGAATTGAATCTCTTAATGTCAATTCACCTTTATCAAAGCTTAGTAGATAAATTAAATTATTATTTCCTCCTGATACATAAAGTACTGATTCGTCAGAGTTAAAAGCTAAACCGCGCCAAGTTTTATCAAGATTTATTCTCTGAATCTCCTGGTAAGTTTGCAGATCAATTACAGACAATGAATGTTCTGCAGTTCCGCTATTTGAGGTAATAGCATACTTCTCGTCTTTAGTAACAATCATATTTAACGGAAGCTCACCTATTTCAAGACTTTCCCCAATTGGAGTTAATCGCCATCCGTTAGGGAGAAGTGTGTAGTCTGCATATCTTCCTGGAAGTAAAGCTTCGGTTTTATTTGTTGATTTGAATGTAGAACATGAGTAAATAAATATGGAAAGACTAATTAACC
Protein-coding sequences here:
- a CDS encoding bifunctional YncE family protein/alkaline phosphatase family protein translates to LISLSIFIYSCSTFKSTNKTEALLPGRYADYTLLPNGWRLTPIGESLEIGELPLNMIVTKDEKYAITSNSGTAEHSLSVIDLQTYQEIQRINLDKTWRGLAFNSDESVLYVSGGNNNLIYLLSFDKGELTLRDSIRLELSSPMENISVTGVAVSNKKNLLLAVSKETNSFYAIDLNSRNVLKKIELAEKCFDVILDSDERYAYVSVWGGSSIAVISLDDFSISAMIKVGDHPCEMLIADKTNRLFVTNANNNSVSIIDLGKNLETERLITSLTYDAPFGSTPNALALNDDETLLYVANADNNYLAVFDIEKQNASEIEGFIPTGWYPTSVKTLPSSKELIVVNGKGLGSKANPEGPVPTDKNKYISSQYIGTLFKGEISKIQIPSSDEMNKLSYLVYQNTPYISKKNEKSYEQSVISEDHDRKRSNKINYVFYIIKENRTYDQILGDLPQGNGDSSLCIFPRKITPNHHSLAEKFVLFDNFYVDAEVSADGHNWSTAAYATDYTEKTWPTLYGKRGGTYDYEGGVAIASPSSGYIWDNVLNHTLSFRNYGEYVERNPNNPQLYRARDEYLRKYTCEKFPGYDLSISDIFRFNKWSEDFDKLIEKDSVPNFSIIRLPNDHTAGTRSGNITPTAYVAQNDYALGLLVEKISKSKIWNESAIFVLEDDAQNGSDHVDAHRSILFVISPHVKRGYVDHTMYSTSSVLKTIELIFGLPPMTQFDLSANPILEPFTDLPDFSAYKVIPPIVDLNEKNQADAYGAQRCEEMNLTREDAIPDIEFNEIIWKAIRGIESKMPAPVRSAFVKINSREDD